Proteins encoded within one genomic window of Bacteroidota bacterium:
- a CDS encoding T9SS type A sorting domain-containing protein, whose product MKSLIPFSATLIVLALFTGTVLPAQVIFSRFDFNAIPYTTATIGPNATAIDADATDDGAAVFIDANCGALKGIDLSIPNTAAIFDQPEMGMTFRFRKLESRSDFFLRGGTTFYQSGNNLWISYRTSDGTGGFVDYGPYNTAFTLVEDGFFHEYTFIYVAATGIATVSVDGILVWTQDGPDNRNFYWTGAPDPIVGTVMDGNCSGLGFLDYAYFFIPIDPLPVEFHSFEAIADGEDALLDWTAENVMPGANFQVERSMDGRQFEPVGTIAAQNHPGSQSYHFADVMPGNAEFYYRIVQESGDGGSHSSEIRTVSFAGNAAPSMSIWPNPVNAGQQQLHFSITNAGQNPLVKIYDVHGKMIAEPQQNEAGTIEGHEYATGVYFLFCECDGARLMEKLIVR is encoded by the coding sequence ATGAAAAGTTTAATCCCATTCTCCGCTACCCTGATCGTTTTGGCACTTTTCACTGGCACCGTGCTGCCTGCACAAGTGATCTTTAGCCGCTTCGATTTCAATGCCATTCCGTACACTACTGCCACCATCGGCCCCAACGCGACGGCGATTGATGCCGACGCCACAGACGATGGTGCCGCCGTATTCATCGATGCCAATTGCGGCGCGCTAAAAGGAATCGACCTGAGTATCCCCAACACTGCTGCGATCTTCGATCAACCAGAAATGGGGATGACATTTCGGTTCCGAAAGCTGGAATCCCGTTCCGATTTCTTCCTGCGGGGCGGCACCACATTCTACCAGTCTGGAAATAATCTATGGATTTCCTACCGTACAAGTGACGGAACTGGCGGATTCGTAGACTATGGACCTTACAACACTGCATTTACGCTGGTCGAAGACGGCTTCTTTCACGAGTACACTTTCATTTACGTCGCAGCAACAGGAATTGCCACTGTTTCCGTCGATGGCATCCTTGTTTGGACGCAAGATGGCCCCGACAACCGCAACTTCTACTGGACCGGAGCACCTGACCCGATCGTAGGAACAGTGATGGATGGAAACTGCAGCGGACTCGGATTCCTCGACTATGCCTACTTTTTCATTCCGATTGACCCGCTTCCCGTGGAATTCCACTCATTTGAGGCCATCGCCGATGGCGAAGACGCATTGTTGGACTGGACAGCTGAAAACGTGATGCCTGGCGCAAATTTCCAGGTCGAACGCAGCATGGATGGAAGACAATTTGAACCTGTTGGCACGATCGCAGCACAAAACCATCCCGGTAGCCAATCCTATCATTTTGCCGACGTAATGCCTGGCAATGCCGAATTCTATTACCGGATTGTACAAGAATCGGGTGATGGGGGATCTCACAGTTCTGAAATTCGAACGGTATCCTTTGCTGGAAATGCCGCTCCTTCCATGTCCATTTGGCCCAACCCGGTGAATGCTGGTCAACAGCAACTTCATTTTTCGATTACGAATGCTGGTCAAAATCCGCTGGTCAAGATTTATGATGTTCACGGGAAGATGATCGCGGAACCTCAGCAAAATGAAGCAGGGACCATTGAAGGTCACGAATATGCGACGGGAGTCTACTTTCTCTTCTGCGAATGCGATGGTGCCCGACTGATGGAAAAATTGATCGTGCGCTGA
- a CDS encoding sugar kinase produces the protein MSLLVVGSVAFDAIETPFGKTDKIIGGAATYIALASSYFTKPVNLVSVVGGDFGAENIAMLQRHGVDTQGLQVKEDQKSFFWSGRYHNDMNSRDTLDTQLNVLGDFDPIIPEAYQDCSYLMLGNLMPDVQRLVLERLRRRPKLVVMDTMNFWMEIAMDSLLKTISMVDVLTINEEEARLLTGEYSLLKAARAVLKMGPKYLVIKKGEHGALLFHGAEDQIFYAPAMPLEEVFDPTGAGDSFAGGLIGYVASTDNLSFTNLRNGVIVGSALASFTVEKFGPERLIDLSRNDVAERIKGFRRLTQFDLELSLNG, from the coding sequence ATGAGTCTTTTGGTAGTTGGTTCGGTCGCCTTTGATGCCATCGAAACCCCATTCGGAAAAACCGACAAAATCATCGGTGGTGCAGCCACATACATCGCCTTGGCATCGAGCTATTTTACCAAGCCTGTCAATCTCGTTTCCGTCGTTGGCGGTGACTTTGGTGCGGAAAATATTGCCATGTTGCAGCGTCACGGCGTCGATACACAGGGTTTGCAGGTCAAGGAAGATCAGAAGTCATTCTTCTGGTCGGGCCGTTACCACAACGACATGAACAGCCGCGATACGCTGGATACGCAGCTCAACGTGTTGGGTGACTTTGATCCGATCATTCCGGAAGCTTATCAGGATTGCAGCTACTTGATGTTGGGCAACCTGATGCCCGACGTGCAACGTCTCGTACTTGAGCGCTTGCGCCGCCGCCCAAAGCTTGTCGTCATGGACACCATGAATTTCTGGATGGAAATCGCCATGGACAGCCTGCTGAAAACGATTTCGATGGTCGACGTCTTGACCATCAATGAAGAAGAGGCGCGTTTGCTCACTGGCGAATATTCCCTGCTCAAGGCTGCCCGCGCAGTGTTGAAAATGGGCCCCAAATACTTGGTAATCAAGAAGGGCGAACATGGCGCCTTGTTGTTTCACGGTGCCGAAGACCAGATTTTCTACGCGCCGGCCATGCCGCTCGAAGAAGTTTTTGATCCCACCGGCGCAGGGGATTCCTTTGCCGGTGGCTTGATCGGCTACGTCGCAAGCACCGACAATCTCAGCTTTACCAACCTCCGCAACGGCGTGATCGTGGGTTCGGCCCTCGCTTCGTTCACTGTGGAGAAATTTGGTCCCGAGCGCCTGATCGACTTGAGCCGCAACGACGTGGCTGAGCGCATCAAAGGCTTCCGCAGGCTCACACAATTTGATCTCGAGCTTTCACTGAACGGTTAA
- a CDS encoding DUF2079 domain-containing protein, translating into MIAKRSFATALAQIWIPLLVLLLFGVYHGCITFVNHWQFRTFAFDLGYYTHTVYEFGHLRLGEHVLENSIYWHTWGDHFEPILMLIGPLIHIFGAYTLLIVQWAAILIGAIGAFRYFQFRSEDKWLPVIAMAQFLAIWGNSSALSFDFHAVVLGAMVVPWLLLYFHKRDRLRLVISLLLLVACGEKVAFWGIFIFLGLALLELRNRRQVMWALGGATFCLAWTAVSLKYVIPLFLRPDKVYQHFDFHVMGESNAEVIVNCFKDPLKAIRLLYIAHRPELPETKLLKVELWKMVALSGGIGLLRRPAYLLMLIPIIVTKMFNDADIRWGINAHYSIEFVPILCIALYEWVKDIRIPQLRRSVAVFMLILTATSSIVSLSTRYVWSSRPENLNVFDSRHWERWEYDICNLEYALTFVPPDVPVTASDRLVPHISPRDKIYFFPTVKDAEYAVIQLILDTYPIPEDRCRQLYQEMLGSGEWEELWVSPEVGVLKRRHP; encoded by the coding sequence ATGATAGCCAAAAGATCCTTCGCGACCGCGCTTGCCCAAATCTGGATACCCTTGCTGGTATTGCTCCTCTTTGGGGTGTACCACGGCTGCATCACCTTCGTGAATCATTGGCAGTTTCGCACGTTTGCATTCGACCTCGGATACTATACCCATACGGTTTATGAATTCGGACACTTGCGTCTCGGCGAACATGTACTCGAGAATTCGATTTATTGGCATACCTGGGGCGACCATTTCGAGCCGATTTTGATGCTGATCGGCCCCCTGATTCATATTTTCGGCGCTTATACCCTGCTCATCGTGCAATGGGCGGCGATCTTGATCGGAGCCATCGGTGCCTTCCGCTATTTCCAGTTCCGTTCCGAAGACAAATGGTTACCGGTGATTGCGATGGCTCAATTTTTGGCCATTTGGGGAAATAGCTCTGCATTGAGTTTTGATTTCCATGCAGTCGTGCTTGGCGCTATGGTCGTGCCTTGGTTGTTGCTTTATTTCCACAAACGCGACCGCCTTCGACTTGTGATTTCCTTGCTTTTGCTCGTTGCATGTGGGGAGAAGGTGGCATTCTGGGGGATTTTCATCTTCCTGGGCCTCGCGTTGCTTGAGCTTCGCAACCGCAGACAGGTGATGTGGGCGCTCGGCGGAGCTACATTTTGTCTGGCATGGACGGCCGTCTCCCTCAAATATGTGATCCCGCTCTTCTTGCGCCCTGACAAGGTGTATCAGCATTTTGACTTTCATGTGATGGGCGAATCGAATGCAGAGGTGATCGTGAATTGCTTCAAGGACCCGCTCAAGGCGATACGGTTATTGTACATTGCGCATCGTCCAGAACTACCGGAAACCAAACTCCTCAAAGTGGAACTCTGGAAAATGGTCGCTTTGTCAGGAGGAATCGGCTTGCTCCGCCGCCCCGCCTACTTGCTCATGCTCATCCCCATCATTGTCACCAAGATGTTCAACGATGCTGACATTCGCTGGGGAATCAATGCGCATTACAGCATCGAGTTCGTCCCGATTCTCTGTATTGCACTCTACGAATGGGTGAAAGACATCCGGATCCCGCAGCTGCGGCGCAGCGTCGCCGTCTTTATGCTGATTCTCACAGCGACCTCGAGTATCGTTTCCCTATCGACACGCTATGTTTGGTCGAGCAGGCCTGAAAACCTCAATGTTTTTGATTCACGCCACTGGGAACGCTGGGAATATGATATCTGTAACCTTGAATATGCGCTCACGTTTGTGCCACCCGATGTGCCGGTCACCGCTTCTGACAGGTTGGTTCCGCACATTTCTCCGCGTGACAAAATCTATTTTTTCCCTACAGTCAAGGATGCAGAATATGCTGTGATCCAGCTGATTTTGGACACGTATCCGATCCCGGAAGACCGTTGCAGGCAGCTTTACCAGGAGATGTTGGGCAGTGGCGAATGGGAAGAGCTCTGGGTATCCCCCGAAGTCGGGGTCCTCAAACGTAGACATCCGTAG
- the accB gene encoding acetyl-CoA carboxylase biotin carboxyl carrier protein, protein MDIKDIQELLKFINRSTLTDVEIEQKDFRLRIQRKPEGIVYAQMPQTQQFVQQQMPQLVQQSAPATTDAPAPVAESKPATDSGKNLREFRAPFIGTFYRSNGPDKEPFVKVGDSITSGKVLGIIEAMKLFNEIESDINGTIVKILVENAQPVEYDQPLFLIEIH, encoded by the coding sequence ATGGATATCAAAGACATTCAGGAACTCCTGAAATTCATCAATAGAAGTACCCTCACAGACGTGGAGATCGAGCAAAAAGATTTCCGTCTTCGCATTCAGCGCAAGCCAGAGGGTATTGTTTATGCACAAATGCCGCAAACGCAGCAATTTGTACAACAGCAGATGCCGCAATTGGTTCAGCAGTCAGCACCTGCAACTACCGATGCACCTGCACCGGTAGCAGAAAGCAAGCCGGCTACTGACAGCGGCAAGAATCTCCGTGAATTCCGTGCCCCTTTCATCGGCACATTCTACCGCTCCAATGGCCCTGACAAAGAGCCGTTTGTGAAGGTTGGAGACAGCATCACCTCGGGCAAAGTCCTTGGGATCATCGAAGCCATGAAGCTTTTCAACGAAATTGAAAGCGACATCAACGGTACGATTGTCAAAATCCTGGTCGAGAATGCTCAGCCTGTCGAATATGACCAACCCCTTTTCTTGATTGAGATCCACTAA
- a CDS encoding HAD family phosphatase, which produces MKFKAICTDIDGTLLNAERELSPETLDVLRRAKDRVPVILASSRMPAAMRHLQAELGILDCPLVCYNGGYVIHYPEGASDPVVLHSTPIPLEVCIAIHKLSAGTEVHVSLYHADEWYVPAQDQWAAREANNTKVQPTLANFDDVFADWAARGIGAHKVMCMGPAEEIEAIEQFLAANYGDELNLYRSKPTYLEIAHSSISKRTALQLLLDQVYPIQWEDLVAFGDNYNDMEMLEAVGLGVAVGNAKDEVKQISNYIAAAGKEDGVAHTVRRLMEGDDPANWAE; this is translated from the coding sequence ATGAAATTCAAAGCCATTTGCACTGACATCGATGGAACGCTGCTCAATGCGGAGCGCGAATTGTCGCCTGAGACGCTCGATGTCTTGCGGCGCGCCAAGGACCGCGTGCCTGTGATCCTCGCGAGCTCGCGCATGCCCGCCGCGATGCGCCACCTGCAAGCCGAATTGGGCATCCTCGATTGTCCCCTCGTTTGTTACAATGGCGGTTACGTGATTCATTATCCGGAAGGAGCCTCGGATCCGGTGGTGCTGCATTCGACGCCGATTCCGTTGGAGGTCTGCATCGCGATCCACAAATTGTCTGCCGGGACAGAGGTTCACGTGAGCCTTTACCATGCCGACGAATGGTACGTGCCCGCACAAGATCAATGGGCAGCACGCGAAGCCAACAATACGAAGGTGCAGCCAACCCTCGCCAATTTTGACGATGTTTTTGCCGACTGGGCAGCGCGTGGCATTGGCGCCCACAAGGTCATGTGCATGGGCCCTGCCGAGGAAATTGAGGCGATCGAGCAGTTTCTGGCTGCGAATTATGGGGACGAATTGAACCTTTACCGCTCCAAGCCGACCTACCTTGAGATTGCCCACAGTAGCATTTCCAAACGCACCGCACTGCAATTGCTGCTGGATCAAGTATATCCGATTCAATGGGAAGACTTGGTGGCATTCGGAGACAATTACAACGACATGGAAATGCTCGAGGCGGTTGGATTGGGCGTCGCCGTCGGCAATGCCAAGGACGAAGTCAAGCAAATTTCCAATTATATCGCCGCAGCGGGCAAGGAAGATGGTGTTGCGCACACCGTCCGGCGTTTGATGGAGGGAGACGATCCAGCGAATTGGGCGGAATAA
- the efp gene encoding elongation factor P, which produces MGSTSEIKKGLTIDFNNDIYTIVEFLHVKPGKGSAFVRTKLKSLTTGRVLENTFPSGAKIDIVRVERRNYQYLYREGNYFVMMDNESYEQIYVDQAKVPNPQFIKENDYVEILFNTDKEDDILAVEPPATVVLTVTYTEPGIKGDTATNTLKPATMEGGAEVRVPLFVNIGDRIKISTEDGTYMERAKE; this is translated from the coding sequence ATGGGTAGTACCTCAGAGATTAAAAAAGGACTGACGATCGATTTCAATAACGATATCTATACTATCGTCGAGTTCCTGCATGTGAAGCCGGGCAAGGGTTCGGCATTTGTGAGAACAAAGTTGAAGAGCCTGACGACAGGCCGCGTTTTGGAAAACACTTTCCCTTCCGGCGCAAAAATCGACATCGTCAGAGTCGAACGCCGCAACTATCAATACCTCTACCGCGAAGGCAACTACTTCGTGATGATGGACAATGAGAGCTATGAGCAAATCTATGTCGATCAGGCAAAAGTCCCCAATCCGCAGTTTATCAAGGAAAATGACTACGTCGAAATCCTTTTCAATACCGACAAGGAAGACGACATCCTGGCTGTCGAGCCGCCTGCAACCGTGGTGTTGACGGTGACCTATACGGAGCCCGGCATCAAAGGAGATACTGCTACCAATACCCTGAAACCCGCCACGATGGAAGGCGGAGCCGAGGTGCGCGTACCCTTGTTTGTAAACATTGGCGACCGCATCAAGATCAGCACCGAGGATGGCACCTATATGGAACGCGCCAAAGAGTAG
- a CDS encoding patatin-like phospholipase family protein: MSEMIDHPVQKRISSPGPKRILALDGGGIRGAITLGFLVQLESHLRKRHNNPNLLLRDYFDLIGGTSTGSIIAASLAIGMNTRDILTEYEKMGDQIFEHPAKFWQVLRLLRQNLFYRNKPAVIESILQKFYADQTTGREFTLGDSRLTTGLCIVTKRVDTFSVWPMHNNPKGRYYADNKDLPLWRVVRASSAAPTFFPPTIFGFDPSGKEGAFVDGGVSMYNNPSMLLYLMATLKGYRFEWPTGEDKLMVVSVGTGTSNVKFTAEEVRQLGKKNAIFWGSTVPDMFIRDASEYNEMLMQSLSQSPTARKIDSEVRNLDGDQLAGTPRLHYLRYNATLSNEDIALNAKLTAQDHQKFPKVKTVADMMKMDVGSHVFHLAEIGKRAAATSLGAEQFDAHFPSCFDLPRT, translated from the coding sequence ATGTCGGAAATGATCGATCACCCCGTTCAAAAGCGGATATCCTCGCCGGGTCCCAAGCGCATATTAGCCCTCGATGGCGGCGGCATTCGCGGAGCCATTACCCTCGGATTCCTCGTTCAACTCGAAAGCCATCTTCGCAAACGGCACAACAACCCCAATTTGCTCCTGCGGGACTATTTTGACCTGATTGGTGGCACAAGTACGGGCTCGATCATCGCGGCTTCGCTGGCCATCGGCATGAATACCCGAGACATTCTGACCGAATATGAAAAAATGGGTGATCAGATCTTCGAACATCCCGCAAAATTCTGGCAAGTTCTGCGGCTGCTGCGGCAAAACCTTTTCTATCGGAACAAGCCCGCCGTGATCGAATCGATCCTGCAAAAATTCTACGCCGACCAAACGACCGGCCGCGAATTCACCCTCGGGGACTCCCGTCTCACAACCGGATTGTGTATCGTGACGAAGCGGGTAGACACCTTCAGCGTTTGGCCCATGCACAACAATCCAAAAGGTCGTTACTATGCAGACAACAAGGACTTGCCACTTTGGCGTGTGGTCCGTGCAAGCAGTGCCGCCCCTACTTTTTTCCCGCCGACTATTTTCGGATTTGACCCAAGTGGAAAGGAAGGTGCATTTGTCGATGGAGGGGTGAGCATGTACAACAATCCCTCGATGCTGCTGTATCTCATGGCGACGCTGAAAGGGTATCGCTTCGAATGGCCGACCGGTGAAGACAAACTCATGGTGGTCTCTGTGGGAACGGGAACAAGCAATGTGAAGTTTACAGCCGAAGAAGTGCGGCAATTGGGCAAAAAAAATGCGATTTTCTGGGGCAGCACCGTGCCGGACATGTTCATACGAGACGCCAGCGAATACAACGAAATGCTCATGCAAAGCCTCAGCCAATCCCCTACCGCCCGGAAGATTGACAGCGAGGTGCGTAATTTGGATGGGGATCAGCTCGCAGGCACACCACGTCTGCATTACCTGCGCTACAACGCAACGCTTAGCAATGAAGACATCGCGCTGAATGCCAAACTGACAGCGCAGGACCATCAAAAATTTCCGAAGGTAAAAACCGTGGCCGACATGATGAAGATGGATGTCGGATCCCATGTTTTCCATCTCGCCGAGATTGGCAAACGTGCTGCCGCGACTTCGCTGGGTGCCGAACAATTCGACGCGCACTTTCCGAGCTGTTTTGACCTTCCCCGCACCTGA
- the accC gene encoding acetyl-CoA carboxylase biotin carboxylase subunit: MFKKILIANRGEIALRIQRTCKEMGIKTVGVYSTADRDSLHVRFSDEAVCIGPPSSKESYLNIPNIIAAAEITGVDAIHPGYGFLSENVEFAEVCTEYGIKFIGPRPDAIRNMGDKSSAKATMKKAGVPVVPGSEGLLKDLPQAIKIAAKIGYPVLIKATAGGGGKGMRIIWEESQLGPLWEDARREAAASFGNDGMYMEKFIEQPRHIEIQVVGDQYGNVSHLSERDCTIQRRHQKLVEECPSPAPFMDDKLRAKMGDAAVKAAQSVNYDSAGTVEFIVDKTGKFYFMEMNTRIQVEHPVTEEVFGYDLIKEQIKVAAGIEVSGHHYFPKDVHSMEVRINAEDPDNDFRPSPGKITGFHKPGGHGVRVDTHVYAGYVIPPYYDSMIGKLIVTARTRAEVIAKMERALDEFIVEGIKTTIPFHRKLMQNEIFRSGIYSTKFIEENKIMR, encoded by the coding sequence TTGTTTAAAAAGATCCTAATTGCGAATCGTGGCGAAATTGCGCTGCGCATTCAACGCACTTGCAAAGAGATGGGCATCAAGACAGTCGGAGTCTATTCGACTGCCGATCGCGATAGCCTGCATGTACGCTTTTCGGATGAGGCCGTTTGTATCGGACCACCGTCAAGCAAGGAAAGCTACCTCAACATCCCCAACATTATTGCTGCGGCAGAGATTACCGGCGTGGATGCAATTCACCCCGGCTACGGCTTTTTGTCTGAAAACGTCGAATTTGCCGAGGTCTGCACAGAATACGGGATCAAATTCATCGGACCGCGTCCAGATGCCATTCGCAACATGGGCGACAAGTCCAGCGCCAAGGCGACCATGAAAAAGGCGGGCGTCCCGGTTGTTCCCGGTTCGGAAGGTTTGCTCAAAGACTTGCCACAGGCCATCAAGATTGCCGCTAAAATCGGCTATCCTGTGCTGATCAAAGCCACCGCAGGTGGCGGTGGCAAGGGTATGCGCATCATCTGGGAAGAGTCTCAACTCGGTCCGCTCTGGGAAGATGCCCGCCGCGAAGCGGCTGCTTCCTTTGGCAACGATGGAATGTACATGGAGAAATTCATCGAGCAGCCAAGGCACATCGAAATCCAGGTCGTCGGCGATCAGTATGGCAACGTCTCCCACTTGAGCGAGCGCGACTGTACCATCCAACGCCGTCACCAAAAACTCGTCGAAGAATGCCCGAGCCCAGCGCCTTTCATGGACGACAAGCTCCGCGCCAAAATGGGTGACGCAGCCGTCAAGGCCGCCCAATCCGTCAACTACGACAGTGCCGGCACCGTCGAATTCATCGTGGACAAGACGGGCAAGTTCTATTTCATGGAAATGAACACCCGTATTCAGGTAGAGCACCCCGTCACAGAGGAAGTATTTGGCTATGACTTGATCAAGGAGCAAATCAAGGTTGCTGCGGGCATCGAGGTTTCCGGACACCATTATTTCCCCAAGGATGTGCATTCGATGGAGGTGCGCATCAATGCCGAAGATCCCGACAACGATTTCCGTCCTTCTCCGGGCAAAATCACGGGCTTCCACAAGCCGGGTGGGCATGGTGTGCGCGTGGACACACACGTGTACGCAGGCTACGTGATCCCGCCCTATTACGACTCGATGATTGGAAAACTCATCGTGACGGCGCGCACACGCGCGGAAGTGATCGCCAAAATGGAGCGTGCCCTTGACGAATTTATCGTCGAAGGCATCAAAACCACAATTCCTTTCCACCGGAAACTCATGCAAAATGAGATCTTCCGCTCTGGAATTTACTCGACGAAATTCATCGAGGAAAACAAGATCATGCGTTGA
- a CDS encoding PKD domain-containing protein, translated as MIASCTRKEVEVCFSSMRVSAEVPSRKVQFVDCSLNAVSYEWDFGDGTSSTDPNPMHSYASYGNYEVTLTVRDKKERSASMSQDVALTPPINLIYNGRYSAIKTCDSAGTDTVFIDLKPIETTPDKFSANNLWFNCFKVVATVFLEGTRFRIPDQFISVGRVAKQIYGTSNADGSEIHLSYTIHQDFPTYAIEDCAFLLTR; from the coding sequence ATGATTGCCTCCTGTACGCGGAAGGAAGTCGAAGTTTGTTTTTCAAGTATGCGCGTCAGCGCCGAGGTGCCGTCGCGCAAGGTTCAGTTTGTGGATTGTTCCTTGAATGCCGTTTCTTACGAATGGGATTTCGGCGATGGAACGAGTTCCACCGATCCCAATCCCATGCATTCCTACGCTTCGTACGGGAACTATGAAGTCACGCTTACCGTGCGCGACAAAAAGGAGCGTTCTGCGTCCATGAGTCAGGATGTCGCGCTCACTCCGCCTATCAACCTGATCTACAACGGGCGCTATTCAGCGATAAAAACTTGTGATTCGGCGGGGACCGATACGGTTTTTATTGATTTAAAGCCTATTGAAACCACGCCAGACAAATTTTCAGCCAACAATCTCTGGTTCAATTGTTTCAAGGTAGTGGCAACCGTTTTTTTAGAAGGTACAAGGTTTCGCATTCCAGACCAGTTTATTTCTGTCGGTAGAGTTGCAAAGCAAATTTATGGCACCTCCAATGCAGACGGTTCGGAGATTCACCTCAGCTATACCATCCATCAAGATTTCCCTACTTACGCGATTGAAGACTGCGCTTTTTTACTGACCAGATAG
- a CDS encoding glycosyltransferase family 2 protein, whose product MALKPDISVVVPVHNEEGNLQMLHQRLSAVLQGMDATYEIVLVNDGSQDRSMVILRELAAKDPHVRYLDLSRNFGHQIAVTAGLDHCQGNAVVIIDADLQDPPELIAELYQRHKDGFEVVYARRRQRKGEGFLKKWTARMFYRILRRLTKIEIPLDTGDFRIIDRKVVDVLKQMPEQNKFLRGQISWAGFRQTFVEYDRDERLSGKTSYTYAKMIRFAIDGITAFSEVPLRFITLAGFAVSGIAFLLIIYAVLSYFFSTSYQTGWASQMISFLFIGGIQLIGIGIIGEYLARIGANVRQRPLYIVAEDSATQDTSS is encoded by the coding sequence ATGGCCTTGAAACCCGACATTTCGGTAGTGGTGCCCGTCCATAACGAGGAAGGCAATTTGCAGATGCTGCATCAGCGGCTCAGTGCTGTCTTGCAAGGCATGGACGCGACCTACGAAATCGTGCTCGTCAACGACGGTAGCCAAGACCGCTCCATGGTCATTCTCCGCGAACTCGCTGCCAAGGACCCGCATGTGCGCTACCTTGATCTAAGCCGCAACTTCGGACATCAAATTGCAGTTACCGCCGGGCTCGATCATTGTCAGGGCAATGCGGTGGTGATCATCGATGCCGACTTGCAGGATCCGCCTGAGCTCATCGCTGAGCTTTACCAACGCCACAAGGATGGCTTTGAGGTCGTGTACGCGCGCAGGCGGCAGCGCAAGGGCGAAGGTTTTCTGAAAAAATGGACCGCCCGCATGTTTTACCGCATCCTGCGCAGGCTCACAAAAATCGAAATTCCGCTGGACACCGGGGATTTTCGGATCATCGACCGCAAAGTCGTCGACGTACTCAAGCAGATGCCGGAGCAAAACAAGTTTCTGCGTGGGCAAATTTCTTGGGCGGGCTTTCGGCAAACGTTTGTGGAATACGACCGCGACGAGCGCCTGAGCGGCAAGACGAGTTATACGTATGCCAAGATGATCCGATTTGCGATCGATGGCATCACTGCATTTTCAGAAGTGCCGCTTCGGTTTATCACCTTGGCCGGATTTGCGGTTTCGGGAATCGCATTTTTGTTGATCATCTACGCGGTGTTGAGCTATTTTTTCTCGACGAGTTACCAAACGGGCTGGGCTTCGCAGATGATTTCCTTCCTGTTTATCGGAGGAATTCAACTGATCGGCATCGGCATCATTGGAGAATATCTGGCAAGAATCGGCGCGAATGTGCGGCAACGGCCCTTGTACATCGTGGCGGAGGATAGTGCGACCCAAGACACATCGTCATAA